One genomic segment of Catalinimonas alkaloidigena includes these proteins:
- a CDS encoding VOC family protein, protein MSNFLKSIDHPAVAAQDVDKLADWYCNVLGYEKYYRDDKPVWMLKAPDASLIEIMPIDETPRPARTTWTPGWSHLALRVNNIDQAIQELDKHHVQWMGEMVEAIGGGKVRSFQDPEGNMLQVVERIFM, encoded by the coding sequence ATGAGCAATTTCTTGAAAAGCATTGACCATCCTGCCGTAGCTGCACAAGATGTAGATAAGTTAGCTGATTGGTACTGCAATGTGCTTGGTTATGAAAAATATTATCGGGATGACAAGCCAGTATGGATGTTGAAAGCTCCTGACGCCAGCTTAATCGAGATTATGCCGATAGATGAGACTCCCCGCCCTGCACGTACTACATGGACACCAGGATGGTCACATCTTGCGTTGAGAGTAAATAATATTGATCAGGCCATTCAGGAGCTGGATAAACATCATGTTCAATGGATGGGCGAAATGGTTGAAGCGATAGGAGGGGGGAAAGTCCGTTCATTTCAGGATCCTGAAGGTAATATGCTACAGGTGGTAGAAAGAATATTTATGTAA
- a CDS encoding DUF2267 domain-containing protein: MEKAMKTLQKLDKHVIYLNELVLQVASNLKHPDDVNCAERAINAVLLSVRNCLNFEQSIKFLNYLPLPFKAIYIKDWHIDDRVPEKIESMNEFIDEVFRLDPGLCQNDYKDRDAIKQAVKAVFKVIGLHVSNADLRKELMFLPDDLRLYLEAEGVAIKSNEMDSSVWLS, translated from the coding sequence ATGGAAAAAGCCATGAAAACACTTCAAAAACTAGACAAACATGTTATTTACCTGAATGAATTGGTTCTCCAGGTAGCATCTAATCTTAAACATCCAGATGATGTTAATTGTGCTGAGCGCGCAATCAATGCAGTGCTACTTTCTGTAAGGAATTGTTTAAACTTTGAACAGTCTATCAAATTTTTAAATTATCTGCCATTACCATTTAAGGCAATTTATATTAAGGATTGGCATATTGACGATCGTGTTCCTGAGAAAATTGAATCAATGAATGAGTTTATTGATGAAGTATTTAGGTTAGATCCCGGTTTATGTCAAAATGACTATAAAGATCGCGACGCTATCAAACAGGCAGTAAAAGCAGTGTTTAAGGTTATCGGCTTACATGTTTCAAATGCGGATCTGAGAAAAGAGCTGATGTTTCTCCCTGATGACTTGCGCTTATATCTGGAAGCTGAAGGTGTGGCTATCAAATCTAATGAGATGGACTCCAGTGTTTGGCTATCCTAA
- a CDS encoding DUF892 family protein, translated as MKAINNYQDLAFTLLSKMYRSEHQYITYLQVFDHKASSTKLKSLLFDLKQSTNYKLYLHHQLIRRLKSPLNSSAGEGMNGIFKEAFLVLNDVGTKNITETIILNTLLLASHYKLGSYLTLILYLRAIGFENETKILQKIINTEESVLGRINTRINEEAMLNAYQPQYGESVA; from the coding sequence ATGAAGGCGATTAACAACTATCAGGACCTTGCCTTTACACTTTTGAGTAAAATGTACCGGTCTGAACACCAGTATATTACCTACTTACAAGTATTTGATCACAAAGCAAGTAGTACAAAACTCAAGAGTCTGCTTTTTGACCTGAAGCAAAGCACCAATTACAAACTATACTTACATCACCAGTTAATTCGTCGCCTTAAGTCTCCACTAAATTCCTCCGCCGGAGAAGGCATGAATGGAATTTTCAAAGAAGCATTCTTAGTATTAAATGATGTAGGAACAAAAAACATTACTGAAACTATAATTCTTAATACACTACTGCTTGCCAGTCATTATAAGCTCGGTAGCTACCTCACGCTTATATTGTATCTGCGAGCCATTGGATTTGAGAATGAAACAAAAATCTTACAAAAAATCATCAATACTGAAGAGTCTGTACTCGGAAGAATCAATACTCGGATTAATGAGGAAGCTATGCTAAATGCATATCAACCTCAATACGGAGAGTCAGTTGCATAA